A region of Sugiyamaella lignohabitans strain CBS 10342 chromosome A, complete sequence DNA encodes the following proteins:
- the ZTA1 gene encoding Zta1p (NADPH-dependent quinone reductase; GFP-tagged protein localizes to the cytoplasm and nucleus; has similarity to E. coli quinone oxidoreductase and to human zeta-crystallin; GO_component: GO:0005737 - cytoplasm [Evidence IDA] [PMID 14562095]; GO_component: GO:0005634 - nucleus [Evidence IDA] [PMID 14562095]; GO_function: GO:0032440 - 2-alkenal reductase [NAD(P)] activity [Evidence IDA] [PMID 21276778]; GO_function: GO:0017091 - AU-rich element binding [Evidence IDA] [PMID 17497241]; GO_function: GO:0017091 - AU-rich element binding [Evidence IDA] [PMID 19007762]; GO_function: GO:0003960 - NADPH:quinone reductase activity [Evidence IEA]; GO_function: GO:0003960 - NADPH:quinone reductase activity [Evidence IDA] [PMID 17497241]; GO_function: GO:0016491 - oxidoreductase activity [Evidence IEA,IEA]; GO_function: GO:0008270 - zinc ion binding [Evidence IEA]; GO_process: GO:0034599 - cellular response to oxidative stress [Evidence IMP] [PMID 17497241]; GO_process: GO:0055114 - oxidation-reduction process [Evidence IEA,IEA]), producing MVSLPSKHKVFHVTEFNGSIDDIKQSTEELPEVGPEDVLIKVKAASLNQRDLMILSGVYPFPTKKNVVPCSDFSGEIVGRGKNVSPEEFADGQRVIGNFSVHNLYGPPKRVDDSLGGNIDGGLREYVTLPSFAVNKIPKSVDLSWEELSTLPCAGVTAWNGLYGLPGAPLIAGQTVLALGTGGVSAIGLAIAKAAGAKTIVTSSSDEKLAKIQAELKVDHVVNYAKNPNWSEEVLRLTDGRGVDIVLENGGSGTLKESILSLTTGGQVSIIGLIAPAKQEDMPDVGPLALSKNAIVRGIIVGSKALADDFIRFLSQNKIPLAIDRVFKFEDSVEAYKYFKSAKHVGKVVISLN from the coding sequence ATGGTATCGCTGCCGTCCAAACACAAGGTTTTCCACGTCACCGAGTTCAATGGCTCAATTGACGATATTAAACAGTCCACCGAGGAACTCCCTGAAGTTGGCCCTGAGGATGTGCTTATTAAGGTGAAGGCCGCTTCGCTCAATCAGAGAGATTTGATGATTCTTAGTGGAGTTTACCCATTCCCCACTAAGAAAAACGTTGTTCCCTGCTCGGACTTTTCTGGTGAGATTGTTGGTAGAGGAAAGAATGTTTCTCCCGaggagtttgctgatgGCCAAAGAGTTATTGgcaatttttcagttcaCAACCTTTACGGTCCTCCCAAGAGAGTAGACGATTCGCTTGGTGGTAACATCGACGGCGGTCTACGTGAATATGTCACACTTCCATCATTTGCTGTGAACAAGATTCCCAAGAGTGTTGACCTTTCCTGGGAAGAACTGTCCACTCTTCCCTGTGCTGGTGTTACCGCTTGGAATGGTTTGTACGGACTGCCAGGAGCTCCACTTATCGCTGGTCAGACTGttcttgctcttggtaCTGGCGGTGTATCCGCAATTGGTTTGGCCATTGCCAAGGCCGCTGGTGCCAAAACCATTGTTACTTCATCGTCTGATGAGAAGCTCGCTAAGATCCAGGCTGAGCTCAAGGTCGATCATGTCGTCAACTATGCCAAAAACCCCAATTGGTCTGAGGAAGTTCTTCGTCTCACCGATGGCCGTGGTGTAGACATTGTTCTTGAGAACGGTGGATCCGGCACTCTCAAGGAGAGTATTTTGAGTTTGACCACCGGCGGCCAAGTGAGCATTATTGGACTCATTGCTCCAGCCAAGCAAGAAGACATGCCCGACGTGGGTCCCCTGGCACTCAGCAAGAACGCCATTGTGCGCGGTATCATTGTCGGCAGCAAGGCACTTGCCGATGATTTCATTCGCTTCCTCTCCCAAAACAAGATT